One region of Pagrus major chromosome 7, Pma_NU_1.0 genomic DNA includes:
- the mafba gene encoding transcription factor MafB, translating to MLQQVSAQRWRSQKNYCMKQERREETLINKSVFATLAYLQKSRDSNMSTELSMGPELPSSPLALEYVNDFDLMKFDVKKEGLAGLERNGVRQCNRLQPQGSVSSTPISTPCSSVPSSPSFSPTEQKNHLEELYWMPNSGYHQQLDPQTLSLTPEDAVEALIGATAHGHPPPPHVQQQLQQQGAFEGYRGPHHHHSHHGHGQQHHHPYAGGIPHHAEELSGHPGGHSHPHSQHHHHHSQDPDSPSPVSPESHQPLHHHRHHHHHHPHGHLSQSGGHHGSGGGLNVEDRFSDDQLVSMSVRELNRHLRGFTKDEVIRLKQKRRTLKNRGYAQSCRFKRVQQKHVLENEKTQLINQVEQLKAEISRLARERDAYKLKCEKLTGSGANNGFREAGSTSDNPSSPEFFM from the coding sequence CTCGCATATCTGCAAAAGAGTCGCGACAGCAACATGAGCACAGAGCTGAGCATGGGCCCGGAGCTACCCAGCAGCCCTCTGGCTCTGGAATATGTCAAtgattttgacctgatgaagTTTGACGTGAAGAAGGAAGGCCTGGCCGGGCTGGAGCGCAACGGGGTGCGCCAGTGTAACCGTCTCCAACCCCAGGGCTCCGTGTCCTCCACCCCCATCAGTACACCCTGCAGCTCGGTGCCCTCCTCGCCCAGCTTCAGCCccacagagcagaaaaaccACCTAGAGGAGCTGTACTGGATGCCGAACAGCGGGTACCACCAGCAGTTAGACCCGCAGACGCTAAGCCTGACCCCAGAGGACGCAGTGGAGGCCCTGATTGGAGCCACAGCTCACGGCCACCCTCCGCCTCCGCacgtccagcagcagctgcagcagcaaggCGCTTTCGAGGGCTACAGGGGCCCgcaccaccaccacagccacCACGGCCACGGCCAGCAGCACCATCACCCGTACGCGGGGGGCATCCCGCACCACGCCGAGGAGCTGTCCGGGCACCCAGGCGGACACAGCCACCCACACagccagcaccaccaccaccacagccaGGACCCCGACAGCCCGTCCCCGGTCTCCCCAGAGTCTCACCAGCCGCTCCATCACCACcgccaccatcaccaccaccatccgcACGGCCACCTGAGCCAGTCGGGGGGGCACCACGGCTCCGGGGGCGGACTCAACGTGGAGGACCGCTTCTCCGACGACCAGCTGGTGTCCATGTCGGTGCGGGAGCTCAACAGACACCTACGGGGCTTCACCAAGGACGAGGTCATCCGCCTGAAGCAGAAGAGGAGGACCCTGAAGAACCGGGGCTACGCGCAGTCCTGCCGGTTCAAGCGGGTGCAGCAGAAGCACGTGCTGGAGAACGAGAAGACGCAGCTGATCAACcaggtggagcagctgaaggCGGAGATCAGCCGGCTGGCGAGGGAGAGGGACGCCTACAAACTCAAGTGCGAGAAACTGACGGGGTCGGGGGCCAATAACGGGTTCCGCGAGGCTGGCTCGACCAGTGACAACCCTTCATCACCAGAGTTTTTCATGTGA